Genomic DNA from Chitinophaga lutea:
ACCCATTTGCCCCGCGTGCCCGTGATGCGGCTCATGCCGTCCGCCACGGGGAAGGCGGCGTTCTGCGTGCTTTCGAAGCTCACTTCGTTGTTCTGGTAATGAAAAGCCAGGCAGGCGTCCTGGTCGTCGAAGGGCCAGGGGATATCGTACTGGATATAACTGATCCACCGGTTTTCTTCCGGCTGCGGCATGATCCGGTAGTCTTTGGCGTTGGCGTTCCATTCTTTGCCGCGCGCCGGATCCTTAAGCAGGCGTACGATGGAAGGGATATTCGTTCTGACGAGGAACACGGCTTTGATTTCCCTCACTTTTCCTGTGGCCGGCGCGTCGATCCAGCGTTCGTACAGGAAGATATTATCTGCCTGTTTAACCAGTTTAAACTCGCCGGCCAGCGGCTGCCGGGCAAACAGTGGCTGTATGAAAAGCGCGCTCATGATGATTAGGTTCATTAAAAGTTTCATTCAAAATGGCATTTAACGCAAAAGTGCGCTCCCGTTGCCGGGGCGCCATCAATTATCCGTTGAATTGTGGAGGAATGCCTTTGAATTGTAGCCATAACGTGTGAACGGGAGCGGTCACGGGCGGGGCGGGAAAAGAAGAAACCGGCCATGGAGGCCGGTTTCGGGTGCTGTTACATAAGCAGGGGAGCGGCCGCCGTTCGGGGTGGCCGCTCAGTCTATTGAACGGGCTGCGTATCGTACACGGTAAAAAACGTGTCGATGGCAGTGGGTACCGGTTTGAATGCGGTCCTGTACCGGATATTGGTGCCCTGTTTATAGTTGGGCAGCAACGTGGTATCGGCGAAGGCGGCCGGTTTGAAGGGGTCCGGCCTTACGGCTATCTCCCGCTTGCTCACCGTGCTGCCGTTGATATGCGTGTACTCGATATCCACCGCAACCGCCTGCGGGCTTATCCCGAACCACGCGATCTGCGCGGATTTGGAAGCGGTGATGTATTTCGCGGTACGCAGCGGCCTGTTGTAGAGGGTAGCGACGTAGTTGGCGCCGTACACCGTACCGATGACGTTTTCTCTCACGGAAGAATGCCCGGCATTGTCGTACGTATACACTTCAAAGGTGTAGATGTTTTCCAGCAGATTGTCGAGCGTTACCCGGATGGTGTCTACCCCGCCGGTGCGCTGCACGGGCACGTTCAGGGAATCCCTCCCGCTGTTCCAGTACACGCGGCATTTGTCGATTTTCGGGTCGGATACCAGCAGCCAGCTGAGGGCCACGCGGTTGCGGCCGGGGAAGGCCTTGAGGGAATCCACCTTGGCCGTGTAGATGATCACCCCGTCTTTCAGGTACGCTTCGTGCCGGTCGTTCATTTTTTCGCACGAGGCAAACAGGCCGCAGGCCAGGATGCCCAAAATATATGTCCTTAGTCGCATGATGCTTGAGTTGATGGTTATTTAATCTGGCCCCAGATGGTCATTTCAGACAGGTGGAAGTGGCCGTAATACCCTTCCACGGATGCCCAGCTGTCGATGTGCTTCCAGGCGATGTACCGTACCGGCGGCGCATCGATGGGGAATTCGTATTCCTGCCCGTTGGCGGCCACCTCGGTGTCTTCGGTGCTGTTGTCGTTGAGGGTGGGCCGGCCGGAAGGTTTGATCATGATCTGTGCGTCCAGCAGGATCCAGCTGTTGGGGTCCGTGGGCGTATTGGTGCCCCAGATTTCCCATTGGTGCGGATTGCCGTGGTTATAGATATACCCGCTCTGGCGCTGCCAGATTTTGTAGCGGCTGAGGCGCGCCTTTACACCAAGGTCCATCGGTATCCAGATGGGCACCTCCTTGTTTTCGGTGGTATGGAAGCCGTTGTTGCCGATGGTGCCGTCGAACATGGCGTCGAATTTCCAGCTCGATAAATTGGTTGGCTCTTTGACGGGCGTGCCGTTTTTGGGCAGGGGCTCGCGCTGGGGAACGGGCCAGTTTTTGCCGCGGCCGTCCTTGATCTTGCCTTTGTCGAGCTCCTCTTCGTAAATCGGCGTTTTTACCACCTGGAGGGTATCGGTATGATTGTTCCAGCGGTCGCGCACAAAAATCCCGAATTTGATAGGCTCGGCTTTCTGGCCGCGCACGGAAAATTTGCCGGAGTCGAGGGCGGTATAGTTGGCGCCGATGCTTACCCATTCTTTCTGGGCTTCGTCCCAGCGAAGCACGCCGATCATGATGTTGGCGTTGTACGGGTTCTGGAAGCGCGTATTGATGCCGCCGAACGATTCCACGATCTGCAGCGAACGCCGCACCGTATCGATGGCGGGCTCAAGCGGCCTCACCCTGATCTCTACCGGGGCGGAGGCTTTTTCGCCGTAACTCACGCTGTACAGCTTCACCGTATATTCGTTCGTGTTACCGAAACCTTCCAGTAAAACGGAACGCTGGTAGAACGATGATTTGGTTTCCCTCTTCTGACCGTTCACTTCATATTCGGCCCGTACATACGCCAGGCTTTTATCGTCGGGCAGCACATAGGAGATCTTCGCCGCACCAGGCAGCGGTTGCGCCGTGGGGTTGCTGACCTGCTTGGGAATGGTGTCGTCTTTTGAAATCGGGGAGAACGTATCTTCCTTGCAGGCATAAATGGCCACGGCCAGCAGGAGCAGGAGGAATAACTGTTTCATAATAGCACGTTTTTGCATAATGAATTCAAAATCTTTGAGGAATTACCAACCGGGATTCTGAACAAGGTTTTTATTGATGGTGATTTCGTTCAGTTCAATGGGCCAGAGGTATTCCCTGATCTGGAACCGCTGGTTGAACAGCAGCCTGTCTTTGTAATAGGAAGGCGCTGATTTCTGGGTGATGTCCCAGCCCCTCACGGTCTGGTTCAGCTCGATGTGCGCCGTTTTCCAGCGCCGGATGTCCCAGTAGCGGCTACCCTCGAAAGCCAGCTCGATGCAGCGCTCGCGGTGGATGATGTCGCGCAGGCCTTCCTTGTTGGTGTATTTCTGCGGCTCGCGGGAGAAGTTGCTCCAGGATTCTTCTACAGACTTCAAGCCGGCCCTTGCCCTTACCTTGTTGAGGTACTCCGTGGTGGCGGCGCTGTACCCGTTCACTTCATTGAGCGCTTCGGCGTAGAGCAGGTAAATGTCCGCAAGGCGGATTTCGGGCCAGGGATAGGTGATGATGTTATTGGTCATGTTGCCGTCCGTAGCGCACACGGTTTCGATGTTCACGAGTTTTTTGATGCCGTAGCCGGTCACGGAATAGTTACTGATGGCGCGGCGGGCGGAGAACTCCGTGGCGCGCAGCTGGGGATAGAGGAGAGGCTTGGTGCAATCGTAGTTGTCCACCCAGTTGCCGAACCAGGTGCCGCGGTCGAACGAAACGCTGGCGTAAAAGCGCGGCTCGCGGTCGAAGTGCAGCGCCACGGTTTCCTCGTTGTCTTTCACCCAGAACCTTTCGGCGGGTACTGCCTTGCGCAGGTTATAACGGCGGTTGAAATCGTACGTCACGTCTTCCTGGATGGGTACGCCGTTTTTGCTGTAATACATTTCCACCGTCTTGATGGTAGGCGCAAGGATGCCTTTCGGCCCGGCCGTGCTCACGCCGTTGGCGATCAGCGGCATGCTCCAGCGCTGCATATCGGTAGCCATGCTGTTGGTGTTGGCCCAGATCACTTCGGTGTTGTTATAGGTGGAGGTCAGCGCCGCGCGGTAGTCGAGCTGTTTCTGGATGGTATCGTTGACTTTATAACCGCTGTTGCCGGGGAACCTGTACAGTTCGTATCCCATCTCATGACAGAAATCGATGGCTTCTTTACAGGCGGTGGCGGCGCGCTGCCACTTTTCCGCGCTGTAGGCCTGCGGGAAGAGAAGCTCCGCCTTGTCGCCCTTGTTCCTGAACGTGGCGTACTCCGGGTTGCCGTTGAACAACGGGCTGGCGGCGGTGATGAGCACTTTCGCTTTCAGGGCGTAGGCGATGGGTTTGGTGATTCTGCCCAGCTCCGTGCCTTCGGTGCCGTTGATCCTTTCGGGTAAATATTCGCTGTTGATGCATTCGTCGAGCAGCGATACGATGTAGTTCACGCAGCTGTCTACCGGCTGCCGGCTCACCTGCACCTGATCGGGCCCGCTGGCGATGGGCAGGTTTTCTTTGATCAGCGGAATGGGGCCGTACATCCGGAACAGATAAAAATGATAATAAGCCTTGAGGAATTTTACTTCCGCTATCCATCTTTCCCTTTCAAACATGGTGAGCTCGCGCACGCGGTCCACATTGGCGAGGAAGGTATTGCAGTCGCGCAGCCCCACAAAAAGCGCTTCGCCGCGCTGGCCGCCGGACCAGTAGTTGCCCAGCGGGGAGCCCACGCTCTGTTGCCCGCGGGCGATGTTGAAGAACGTCACCTGGATATCCCTCGGCGGATCGTCGTGCCAGATCTCGTCGCCGGCCATAAACCCGAGGTTGTCGTTGAAATGCCCATGCATGGGCATGTACGAATAACAGGTGAACAGGAATTTTTCAGCGGAAGTACGCAGGGTGAATGCGTTTTCTATCGTGGCGATATTGTCCGGCACCACATCCAGGTAATTACAGGCGCCGAGCGCTCCCAGGACGAACAGCAGGTACAATTTTTTATATATCTTTTTCATCTTTTCAACAGTTAAATTGTTTTAGAAACCAACCTGGAGGCCGATGTTAAATACACGCTGAACGGGATATCCCAAACCTCTGCCGGCCATTTCAATATCCCAGAGCTTGAATTTGCTGAAGGTGAAAAGGTTGGTGCCGGTCACATACAGCCGCAGGTTCTGCATGTGCAAACGCCGGTTCAGGTGCGCGGGCAGTGAATAGCCGAGTTCCACCTGTTTGAGGCGGAGAAACGCGCCGTTGCGCATGAACCAGGTATTCTGCTGCGCGCTGTTGGTGTTGATCTGCGGGCTCAGGCGCGGCCAGAGGGCGTAGAGGTTCCGGTTTTCTTCCGACCAGTAATTATCGGCATATGCTTTCAGCAGCTGCGTTTCACCCGGAATAAACCGGCTGCCCACAGTATATGCGCCGGTGGAGAAGGGCGAGGTTTGTCCCACATTGATCCAGAAGGAAGAGCGGGCCGAGCCCTGCATGAACAGCGAGAAATCGATGCCTTTGTATTTGGTGGTAAGG
This window encodes:
- a CDS encoding SRPBCC family protein, which translates into the protein MNLIIMSALFIQPLFARQPLAGEFKLVKQADNIFLYERWIDAPATGKVREIKAVFLVRTNIPSIVRLLKDPARGKEWNANAKDYRIMPQPEENRWISYIQYDIPWPFDDQDACLAFHYQNNEVSFESTQNAAFPVADGMSRITGTRGKWVMENMHSGNVKVTYFITTDRSKKIPRWVSDPIVHNNLFKTMAQFKKLAER
- a CDS encoding RagB/SusD family nutrient uptake outer membrane protein, with translation MKKIYKKLYLLFVLGALGACNYLDVVPDNIATIENAFTLRTSAEKFLFTCYSYMPMHGHFNDNLGFMAGDEIWHDDPPRDIQVTFFNIARGQQSVGSPLGNYWSGGQRGEALFVGLRDCNTFLANVDRVRELTMFERERWIAEVKFLKAYYHFYLFRMYGPIPLIKENLPIASGPDQVQVSRQPVDSCVNYIVSLLDECINSEYLPERINGTEGTELGRITKPIAYALKAKVLITAASPLFNGNPEYATFRNKGDKAELLFPQAYSAEKWQRAATACKEAIDFCHEMGYELYRFPGNSGYKVNDTIQKQLDYRAALTSTYNNTEVIWANTNSMATDMQRWSMPLIANGVSTAGPKGILAPTIKTVEMYYSKNGVPIQEDVTYDFNRRYNLRKAVPAERFWVKDNEETVALHFDREPRFYASVSFDRGTWFGNWVDNYDCTKPLLYPQLRATEFSARRAISNYSVTGYGIKKLVNIETVCATDGNMTNNIITYPWPEIRLADIYLLYAEALNEVNGYSAATTEYLNKVRARAGLKSVEESWSNFSREPQKYTNKEGLRDIIHRERCIELAFEGSRYWDIRRWKTAHIELNQTVRGWDITQKSAPSYYKDRLLFNQRFQIREYLWPIELNEITINKNLVQNPGW
- a CDS encoding DUF4998 domain-containing protein, translated to MRLRTYILGILACGLFASCEKMNDRHEAYLKDGVIIYTAKVDSLKAFPGRNRVALSWLLVSDPKIDKCRVYWNSGRDSLNVPVQRTGGVDTIRVTLDNLLENIYTFEVYTYDNAGHSSVRENVIGTVYGANYVATLYNRPLRTAKYITASKSAQIAWFGISPQAVAVDIEYTHINGSTVSKREIAVRPDPFKPAAFADTTLLPNYKQGTNIRYRTAFKPVPTAIDTFFTVYDTQPVQ
- a CDS encoding DUF5000 domain-containing lipoprotein, whose translation is MKQLFLLLLLAVAIYACKEDTFSPISKDDTIPKQVSNPTAQPLPGAAKISYVLPDDKSLAYVRAEYEVNGQKRETKSSFYQRSVLLEGFGNTNEYTVKLYSVSYGEKASAPVEIRVRPLEPAIDTVRRSLQIVESFGGINTRFQNPYNANIMIGVLRWDEAQKEWVSIGANYTALDSGKFSVRGQKAEPIKFGIFVRDRWNNHTDTLQVVKTPIYEEELDKGKIKDGRGKNWPVPQREPLPKNGTPVKEPTNLSSWKFDAMFDGTIGNNGFHTTENKEVPIWIPMDLGVKARLSRYKIWQRQSGYIYNHGNPHQWEIWGTNTPTDPNSWILLDAQIMIKPSGRPTLNDNSTEDTEVAANGQEYEFPIDAPPVRYIAWKHIDSWASVEGYYGHFHLSEMTIWGQIK